A genomic window from Glycine soja cultivar W05 chromosome 10, ASM419377v2, whole genome shotgun sequence includes:
- the LOC114369381 gene encoding protein FERTILITY RESTORER RF2, mitochondrial-like isoform X1, whose amino-acid sequence MASCVGTSPLYLPVGIGNFPHAHVKLTRPNIVGMKPLPYNIRKGELKIATLQNPSSHVRHAAALPGIGLEDVKILRKENFKCAAATASATQTVTRNSRSMTTDKVKSPKLDNNGPGLPPYDGDGHGGNGGGGGNFSGGLILLGILGVLDVLKDIEKQWQRKHNR is encoded by the exons ATGGCAAGTTGTGTTGGCACTTCACCTCTATATTTACCAG TTGGTATTGGAAATTTTCCTCATGCTCATGTTAAGCTTACTAGACCAAACATTGTTGGGATGAAACCCTTACCATATAACATCAGAAAAGGAGAACTTAAGATTGCTACATTGCAAAATCCATCATCCCATGTCAGACATGCTGCTGCTTTG CCAGGAATTGGATTGGAAGATGTGAAAATTCTGCGGAAAGAG AATTTTAAATGTGCTGCTGCAACTGCAAGTGCAACCCAAACTGTAACACGCAATTCTCGGTCAATGACTACTG ACAAAGTGAAGTCTCCTAAACTTGACAACAATGGACCTGGTTTGCCACCTTACGATGGCGATGGTCATGGTGGCAACGGAGGGGGTGGAGGTAACTTTTCAGGTGGACTCATTCTTTTGGGCATTCTTGGTGTGCTAGATGTTCTCAAGGACATTGAGAAACAATGGCAACGCAAGCACAACAGATGA
- the LOC114369381 gene encoding protein YELLOW LEAF 1, choloroplastic-like isoform X2, protein MASCVGTSPLYLPVGIGNFPHAHVKLTRPNIVGMKPLPYNIRKGELKIATLQNPSSHVRHAAALNFKCAAATASATQTVTRNSRSMTTDKVKSPKLDNNGPGLPPYDGDGHGGNGGGGGNFSGGLILLGILGVLDVLKDIEKQWQRKHNR, encoded by the exons ATGGCAAGTTGTGTTGGCACTTCACCTCTATATTTACCAG TTGGTATTGGAAATTTTCCTCATGCTCATGTTAAGCTTACTAGACCAAACATTGTTGGGATGAAACCCTTACCATATAACATCAGAAAAGGAGAACTTAAGATTGCTACATTGCAAAATCCATCATCCCATGTCAGACATGCTGCTGCTTTG AATTTTAAATGTGCTGCTGCAACTGCAAGTGCAACCCAAACTGTAACACGCAATTCTCGGTCAATGACTACTG ACAAAGTGAAGTCTCCTAAACTTGACAACAATGGACCTGGTTTGCCACCTTACGATGGCGATGGTCATGGTGGCAACGGAGGGGGTGGAGGTAACTTTTCAGGTGGACTCATTCTTTTGGGCATTCTTGGTGTGCTAGATGTTCTCAAGGACATTGAGAAACAATGGCAACGCAAGCACAACAGATGA